From Halobacteriovorax sp. HLS, the proteins below share one genomic window:
- the lpdA gene encoding dihydrolipoyl dehydrogenase, with protein sequence MKEFDVTIIGSGPGGYVCAIRMAQLGFKTAIIEKYNTLGGTCLNVGCIPSKAWLESSERFYDASHHFVDHGIDTGKIKLDIKKMGARVAKVVADTCGGIDFLMKKNKIEVFKGHGSLKDKNTVIIKGESGQEEIKTKNIVLATGSKPSSLPFINIDKKRVITSTEALKLEEVPKHLVVIGGGVIGLEMGQVFLRLGSKVSVVEYADTIIGMMDGDLGKNLQRVLKKQGMEFLTGHGVTAVEAKGKNVKITATKNKDQSVVELDADYCLVAVGRRPFTDGLGLENAGVAISDRGQVITDEHLRTNVDNIFAIGDVTKGVMLAHKAEEEGVYVAELLAGQKPHLNYDLIPGVVYTWPEVSSVGQTEEQLKANKVPYKKGSFPFKASGRARAGNESDGLIKVLAHKETDEILGVHMIGPRCADLIGEAVVAMEYRASAEDIARICHAHPTYTESFKEACLAATEDRALHI encoded by the coding sequence ATGAAAGAATTTGATGTTACTATAATTGGCTCAGGACCTGGCGGATATGTTTGTGCAATAAGAATGGCACAATTAGGTTTTAAGACGGCCATTATTGAGAAATATAACACTTTAGGTGGAACTTGCCTTAATGTTGGATGTATTCCTTCAAAAGCATGGCTAGAGTCTAGTGAGAGATTCTACGATGCCTCTCATCACTTTGTTGATCACGGTATTGATACTGGAAAAATAAAGCTTGATATTAAGAAAATGGGTGCAAGAGTTGCTAAAGTTGTTGCTGACACTTGCGGTGGAATTGATTTTCTTATGAAGAAAAATAAGATTGAAGTTTTTAAAGGTCATGGCTCTCTAAAAGATAAGAATACAGTTATTATCAAGGGTGAGTCAGGGCAAGAAGAGATAAAGACTAAAAATATAGTTCTTGCCACAGGTTCAAAGCCCTCTAGTCTTCCTTTTATTAATATCGACAAGAAAAGAGTGATTACTTCAACAGAAGCTTTAAAGTTAGAAGAAGTTCCTAAGCACTTAGTGGTAATTGGTGGAGGAGTTATTGGTCTAGAAATGGGACAAGTTTTTCTGCGTTTAGGATCTAAAGTTTCAGTGGTTGAGTATGCGGATACTATCATTGGTATGATGGATGGTGATTTAGGTAAGAATTTACAAAGAGTTTTAAAGAAGCAGGGCATGGAGTTTCTAACTGGTCATGGTGTAACAGCTGTTGAGGCCAAAGGAAAGAATGTTAAAATCACTGCGACTAAGAATAAAGATCAAAGTGTAGTTGAACTTGATGCTGATTACTGCCTTGTTGCAGTAGGAAGAAGACCATTTACAGACGGTCTAGGTCTGGAAAATGCAGGAGTGGCCATAAGCGATCGTGGACAAGTGATTACAGATGAACATTTAAGAACAAATGTTGATAATATTTTCGCAATTGGAGATGTTACTAAAGGTGTAATGCTAGCACATAAGGCGGAAGAGGAAGGTGTTTATGTTGCTGAACTATTGGCAGGCCAAAAACCTCATCTAAACTACGATCTTATTCCAGGGGTTGTCTATACTTGGCCAGAAGTATCAAGTGTTGGACAAACTGAAGAGCAATTAAAAGCGAATAAAGTACCATATAAAAAAGGTTCGTTTCCTTTTAAGGCTTCTGGTCGTGCTAGAGCAGGGAATGAGTCTGATGGACTTATTAAAGTACTTGCGCATAAGGAGACGGATGAGATTCTTGGTGTTCATATGATAGGGCCTCGTTGTGCTGATCTCATCGGAGAAGCCGTTGTGGCAATGGAGTATCGTGCATCTGCAGAAGATATAGCTCGTATTTGTCATGCTCATCCGACTTATACAGAAAGCTTTAAAGAAGCTTGCCTCGCGGCAACTGAAGACAGAGCTCTTCACATATAG
- the odhB gene encoding 2-oxoglutarate dehydrogenase complex dihydrolipoyllysine-residue succinyltransferase → MSIEIKIPSIGESITEVTLAAWVKADGDYVEEGDILCEIESDKATVELPAESSGVLKITVEEGTDLEIGAVIATLDTSAAAPAGDTPKAQESAPATEAVPAATNAASGGDKNYPSPAAKKILDEKGVDASSVSGSGKDGRITKTDALGASSAPAKAASAPAQEMSKVELSGGVSRNKRVEKMTRLRKTIAARLTEAKNSTAMLTTFNEVDMFYVMELRNKYKEAFKEKHDIGLGFMSFFTKAVTMALKEVPGVNAQIDGDSIVYHDYADVGIAVSTPKGLVVPVVENAESMSLAQIEKEIRRLALKGRDGKLTVDEMSGGTFTITNGGVFGSMLSTPIINIPQSAILGMHNIVERPVAINGEVVIHPVMYLALSYDHRIVDGKESVTFLKTVKELIEDPSRMLLDI, encoded by the coding sequence ATGAGTATTGAAATAAAAATTCCAAGTATTGGAGAATCAATTACAGAAGTTACTCTAGCTGCTTGGGTAAAAGCAGATGGTGACTACGTTGAAGAGGGTGATATCCTTTGTGAGATAGAGTCAGATAAAGCAACAGTTGAGCTTCCGGCCGAATCAAGCGGGGTTCTTAAAATAACAGTAGAAGAGGGGACAGACCTTGAAATTGGTGCCGTGATTGCGACATTAGATACAAGTGCTGCTGCTCCGGCAGGAGATACTCCAAAAGCACAAGAGTCCGCACCAGCTACTGAGGCGGTACCTGCTGCGACAAATGCCGCCAGTGGTGGAGATAAGAATTATCCTTCTCCTGCTGCGAAGAAAATTTTAGATGAAAAAGGTGTTGATGCTTCTTCTGTTTCAGGCAGTGGAAAGGATGGACGTATAACGAAAACTGATGCTCTTGGAGCAAGCTCTGCACCTGCTAAAGCAGCTTCTGCCCCAGCACAGGAAATGAGTAAAGTTGAACTCTCAGGTGGTGTAAGTAGAAATAAGAGAGTTGAAAAAATGACTCGTCTTAGAAAAACGATTGCTGCACGTTTAACGGAAGCAAAGAACTCTACAGCAATGCTTACGACTTTCAATGAAGTTGATATGTTCTATGTAATGGAGTTAAGAAATAAGTATAAAGAAGCCTTTAAAGAAAAGCATGACATCGGATTAGGATTTATGTCTTTCTTTACTAAGGCCGTAACAATGGCCCTTAAGGAAGTTCCTGGGGTAAATGCTCAGATTGATGGTGACTCTATTGTTTATCATGATTATGCAGATGTTGGAATTGCCGTTTCTACTCCAAAAGGGCTTGTTGTTCCAGTTGTAGAGAATGCAGAGAGTATGTCTTTAGCGCAAATAGAAAAAGAAATTAGACGTCTTGCTCTTAAGGGGAGAGATGGAAAACTGACTGTTGATGAAATGTCTGGTGGTACTTTCACTATTACTAATGGTGGGGTATTTGGATCAATGTTATCAACTCCAATTATAAATATTCCACAATCAGCTATCTTAGGAATGCACAATATTGTTGAAAGACCTGTCGCAATCAATGGTGAAGTTGTTATTCATCCTGTGATGTACTTGGCGCTGTCTTATGATCATAGAATTGTAGATGGAAAAGAATCAGTGACGTTCTTAAAAACTGTAAAAGAGCTCATTGAAGATCCTTCAAGAATGTTACTAGATATCTAA
- a CDS encoding 2-oxoglutarate dehydrogenase E1 component: protein MANPIDFTHLSASDISFIDNLYDDYKQEPTSVDESWQKFFEGFEFAAGATPGGGGDFDESRLRKEFNVFRLIQSYRARGHLLSDTNPIRKRRDRNAQIGLSEYDLNAKDLEEVFICGDFVGLGPCKLKDIIHKMESLYCGKMGIEYMHSNDTEIRRWVREKFETGSLVVDYPIEKKKRILEKLNEANVFENFLQTKYTGQKRFSLEGGESTIPGLDAIINRSSELGAKEVVFGMAHRGRLNVLTNIIGKTYEYVFSEFEGSSLEQKQGMGDGDVKYHMGFTSVKESTCGKDITLKILPNPSHLETVSPVVTGYTRAQVDIAYESDESKVIPVVIHGDAAVAGQGIVYETLQMSELPAYRTGGTIHFVINNQIGFTTDFTDARSSNYSTSVAKTLDIPIIHVNGDYPEHVVYACEFAVEFRQKFKKDIFIDMVCYRKHGHNEGDEPKYTQPHLYGLIAKVKNPRELYLERLLESGSLNKELAKEMQDKFKSLLADRFNNVKQDALPKKSSGPHKEWKNLRWAKDEDFESSPATKVSKANLEKVLKAVSSTPEGFKTLRKAQKILDSRPAMFKADKIDWALAELLAYGTLLSEDANIRFTGQDVIRGTFSHRHAKVFDEKTNSAHCGLAHIENAKGKISIYNSLLSEYAVLAFEYGYSQATPRALNIWEAQFGDFSNGAQIVLDQFISAGESKWQRMSNIVMLLPHGYEGSGPEHSSCRPERYLQLCAENNMVVCNFTTPANMFHALRRQLKWEFRKPLIVFTPKSLLRHPLCVSSVDDFSKGGLQEIIDDSWVKAKDVKKVLLCSGKVYYDLLEKQQNDKRKDVAIVRLEQLYPLPVKQLEKVLKKYKGAKQVWVQEEPMNMGAWTFLMRWREMFSDLTCISRKSSASPATGYAAVHNKEQEVILDKAFAK, encoded by the coding sequence ATGGCTAACCCAATTGACTTCACACATCTGTCTGCTTCAGACATTTCATTTATTGACAATCTTTACGATGATTACAAACAAGAGCCAACCTCTGTTGATGAGTCTTGGCAAAAGTTTTTCGAAGGTTTTGAATTTGCCGCAGGAGCTACTCCAGGTGGAGGAGGAGACTTCGATGAATCGAGACTACGAAAAGAGTTTAATGTTTTTAGACTGATCCAATCGTATAGAGCGAGAGGGCACTTACTTTCAGATACGAACCCTATTCGTAAAAGAAGAGATCGTAATGCTCAGATTGGTCTTTCAGAATATGACCTTAATGCGAAAGACTTAGAAGAGGTTTTCATTTGTGGAGACTTTGTGGGTCTTGGTCCATGCAAGCTAAAAGATATTATCCATAAAATGGAGAGTCTATATTGTGGGAAGATGGGCATCGAGTATATGCACAGTAATGACACAGAGATTAGACGTTGGGTAAGAGAGAAGTTTGAGACTGGCTCTCTAGTTGTAGATTATCCAATTGAGAAGAAAAAGAGAATATTGGAAAAGTTAAACGAAGCTAATGTTTTCGAAAACTTTTTACAAACGAAGTACACAGGACAAAAAAGATTTTCACTAGAAGGTGGAGAATCTACTATTCCAGGTCTTGATGCGATAATAAATAGATCGAGTGAGCTTGGTGCTAAAGAGGTTGTTTTTGGAATGGCCCATAGAGGTCGTCTTAATGTTCTTACAAATATTATTGGTAAGACTTATGAGTATGTATTTTCTGAATTTGAAGGGAGCTCTTTAGAGCAAAAGCAAGGAATGGGTGATGGGGATGTTAAATACCATATGGGATTTACATCTGTTAAAGAGTCAACTTGCGGCAAAGATATTACTTTAAAAATTCTTCCTAACCCTTCGCATCTTGAGACAGTTTCTCCTGTGGTTACTGGTTACACTAGGGCCCAGGTTGATATCGCATATGAATCTGATGAGTCAAAAGTTATCCCTGTCGTTATTCACGGAGACGCGGCCGTTGCTGGACAAGGGATTGTTTATGAAACTCTTCAGATGTCAGAACTTCCTGCTTATAGAACTGGTGGGACAATTCACTTTGTTATAAATAATCAAATCGGTTTTACAACTGATTTTACTGACGCAAGATCTTCTAACTATTCTACTTCTGTTGCAAAAACATTAGATATTCCAATTATTCACGTTAACGGTGATTACCCTGAGCATGTTGTTTATGCATGTGAGTTTGCTGTTGAGTTTAGACAGAAATTTAAAAAAGATATTTTTATAGATATGGTTTGCTACCGTAAGCATGGTCACAATGAAGGTGATGAGCCTAAGTATACTCAGCCTCACTTGTACGGTTTGATTGCGAAAGTTAAAAATCCAAGAGAGTTATACTTAGAGAGACTTCTTGAAAGTGGGTCTTTAAATAAGGAACTGGCTAAAGAGATGCAAGATAAGTTTAAGTCTCTTTTGGCCGATAGATTTAATAATGTTAAACAAGATGCACTTCCTAAGAAGTCTAGCGGACCTCATAAAGAATGGAAAAATCTTAGATGGGCTAAAGATGAAGACTTTGAGTCTTCACCTGCAACTAAAGTTTCTAAAGCAAATTTAGAAAAAGTTCTCAAGGCCGTATCTTCTACACCAGAGGGTTTTAAAACATTAAGAAAGGCACAGAAGATTCTTGATAGTAGACCTGCTATGTTTAAGGCCGACAAGATAGACTGGGCCTTAGCTGAACTTCTTGCTTATGGAACTTTGCTCTCAGAAGATGCTAATATTCGTTTTACTGGTCAAGATGTAATTAGAGGAACTTTCTCTCATAGACATGCAAAGGTTTTTGATGAGAAGACTAACTCTGCTCACTGCGGACTTGCTCACATTGAAAATGCTAAAGGTAAGATAAGTATATATAACTCATTACTTTCAGAGTATGCAGTATTAGCATTTGAATATGGTTACTCTCAAGCAACTCCAAGAGCGCTGAATATTTGGGAAGCACAATTTGGTGACTTTTCAAATGGTGCTCAAATTGTTTTAGATCAGTTTATCTCAGCAGGTGAGAGTAAGTGGCAGAGAATGAGTAATATTGTCATGCTTCTTCCTCATGGATATGAAGGTTCAGGACCTGAGCATTCTTCGTGTCGACCAGAGAGATACCTACAATTATGTGCAGAAAATAATATGGTTGTTTGTAATTTTACAACGCCTGCAAATATGTTTCACGCTCTGAGAAGACAGTTGAAATGGGAGTTTAGAAAGCCACTAATCGTGTTTACTCCTAAGTCTCTACTTAGACATCCTCTATGTGTTTCATCCGTTGATGATTTTTCTAAAGGTGGATTGCAGGAGATTATTGATGACTCTTGGGTTAAAGCTAAAGATGTTAAAAAAGTTCTGCTATGTTCAGGAAAGGTTTATTACGATCTACTTGAAAAGCAGCAAAATGATAAGAGAAAAGACGTCGCCATCGTTAGACTTGAACAACTTTATCCACTTCCTGTTAAGCAACTTGAAAAAGTCTTAAAGAAGTATAAAGGTGCTAAGCAAGTGTGGGTACAAGAAGAGCCGATGAATATGGGGGCGTGGACTTTCTTAATGAGATGGAGAGAGATGTTTAGTGATCTAACTTGTATCTCTAGAAAATCAAGTGCATCTCCTGCTACAGGATATGCAGCAGTACATAATAAAGAACAAGAAGTAATTTTAGATAAGGCTTTTGCCAAATAA
- the nqrM gene encoding (Na+)-NQR maturation NqrM, producing the protein MKMFLVSLIVMMAAIAGMAVGVIFSNRKLKGSCGGLGKLMGEDCSFCDKKDECDKTSEHKEDCVKLEVKDSSVKLSIS; encoded by the coding sequence ATGAAAATGTTTTTAGTGTCGTTAATTGTAATGATGGCGGCGATTGCAGGAATGGCAGTTGGGGTGATCTTTAGCAATAGAAAGCTAAAAGGTTCTTGTGGTGGTCTAGGAAAGCTGATGGGCGAGGATTGTTCGTTTTGCGATAAAAAGGACGAGTGCGACAAGACTTCAGAGCACAAAGAAGACTGTGTAAAGCTTGAAGTAAAAGACTCAAGTGTTAAACTTAGCATCAGCTGA
- a CDS encoding FAD:protein FMN transferase, with translation MKVNLLILWALVCFISCSNEPKLLKYEGKTMGTTYHIKYSFSGKDHSAELKLATDRTLISLNKIMSTYIADSEISLFNSSASTEWVGASKELLLVVDHALKVGRETDGVYDPTIGPLVNLWGFGPSGQRQVPSDIEIEKKLRSVGLDKLEVDLKKQAWKKSIGSVYVDLSSLAKGYGVDKIATLLESKGINNYMVEIGGEVRTRGSKAGKPWVIAIESPSQKEGKNSYQRLVNLNSHAMATSGNYRNFFKQKNKTYSHTIDYRTGRPVSHTLASVSVVDSKSCMNADAWATALMAMGYEKGFEIAEKLNIAAYFIYKLDSMSTFAVAQTTEFRKLNL, from the coding sequence ATGAAAGTTAATCTGTTAATCCTATGGGCCCTTGTGTGCTTTATTTCTTGTTCCAATGAACCTAAGTTGTTGAAATATGAAGGTAAGACCATGGGAACCACTTATCATATTAAGTACAGTTTTAGTGGTAAAGATCATAGTGCTGAGTTGAAACTCGCTACAGATCGTACACTTATTTCTCTTAATAAGATCATGTCTACTTATATTGCAGATTCAGAAATTTCTCTGTTTAACTCTAGTGCTAGTACAGAGTGGGTAGGAGCTTCAAAAGAGTTGCTCCTAGTTGTAGATCACGCTCTCAAGGTTGGAAGGGAGACTGATGGGGTCTACGACCCAACCATAGGTCCACTTGTGAACTTATGGGGCTTTGGACCAAGTGGTCAGCGTCAGGTTCCGAGTGATATCGAAATCGAAAAGAAGCTCAGAAGCGTTGGGCTAGATAAGCTTGAAGTAGATTTAAAAAAGCAAGCTTGGAAAAAGAGTATTGGTTCAGTTTATGTAGACCTTTCTTCTTTGGCCAAGGGTTATGGTGTTGATAAGATTGCTACTTTACTTGAGAGTAAGGGAATCAATAATTACATGGTTGAAATTGGTGGAGAAGTAAGAACGAGAGGCTCAAAGGCAGGTAAACCTTGGGTGATTGCGATAGAATCACCATCGCAAAAAGAGGGCAAGAATTCATATCAACGACTTGTTAATCTTAACTCTCATGCCATGGCCACAAGTGGAAACTATAGAAATTTTTTCAAACAGAAGAATAAGACTTACTCTCACACTATTGATTATAGAACTGGAAGGCCTGTTTCTCACACCCTTGCCAGTGTTAGTGTCGTTGATAGTAAGTCCTGTATGAATGCTGATGCTTGGGCCACAGCTCTTATGGCCATGGGTTATGAGAAGGGATTTGAAATTGCGGAAAAATTAAATATAGCAGCATACTTTATATATAAACTAGATTCTATGAGTACTTTTGCTGTTGCACAGACCACAGAATTTAGAAAATTAAATTTATAG
- a CDS encoding ATP-binding protein has protein sequence MTNVDNQEKLLFFLNHLEEYVFELDRNGKVIFVSKHFDDSILKITGSSLHRHLPPESQLEFFKALDQSSTSLKQTNFNFQKGLCHYNMALIPILDSDHILCVVRNITELFKLQENALKDEARLLDAAVLNKISFWEYEFKNSQFHTSVELNRILDLPENFKIPSDDILKFISASTYAQYLVKFEECIREGSFELSHEVTTYKNEIRYLKVVGRVIKDNKGVPLSIVGSALDITDQKKEVESRCELDKMASIGKLAGSIGHEINNPLAIISGFSQKLMRLSNENNIDPEKIKYYAKKIEDTTYRVKKIVDSLSKVSRNTRDENDLKQIALSTVIEDALILCQEKFKSEGIRILSNHLTKDIALQTNPIEITQIFLNLLTNAYDAIYDLDERWVKIIIEDNYDSVLIRVIDSGKGISNELSKKILEPFFTTKPIGKGTGLGLSISRNIIEKNNGSIEISTYKGNTSFEIILPTKQAELNEVLLTGGYIPSREPNFEPRIQ, from the coding sequence ATGACGAATGTGGATAATCAAGAAAAGTTATTATTCTTTCTAAATCACCTTGAAGAGTATGTTTTCGAACTTGATCGAAATGGTAAAGTCATTTTTGTAAGTAAGCACTTTGATGATTCAATACTAAAGATCACTGGCTCTTCTCTACATCGCCACCTTCCACCCGAGTCACAACTAGAATTCTTTAAGGCGCTAGATCAATCCTCGACATCTCTTAAGCAAACGAATTTTAACTTTCAAAAAGGATTGTGCCACTACAATATGGCCTTGATTCCAATTCTAGACTCAGACCATATTCTATGTGTCGTAAGAAATATTACTGAGCTATTCAAGCTACAAGAAAATGCACTCAAAGATGAAGCAAGACTCTTAGACGCAGCAGTATTAAATAAGATATCATTTTGGGAATATGAATTTAAAAATAGCCAGTTCCACACATCCGTTGAATTAAATCGAATATTAGACTTACCTGAAAACTTCAAGATACCTTCGGATGATATTCTAAAGTTCATCTCAGCATCGACCTATGCTCAGTATTTAGTTAAATTTGAAGAATGTATCCGGGAAGGAAGTTTTGAGCTCAGCCATGAAGTCACAACTTATAAGAACGAGATCAGATATCTAAAAGTTGTTGGTCGAGTTATTAAAGACAATAAAGGTGTACCTTTATCGATTGTTGGCTCTGCCCTTGATATAACAGATCAGAAAAAAGAGGTTGAAAGCAGATGTGAACTAGATAAAATGGCATCAATTGGAAAATTAGCAGGTAGTATTGGTCACGAAATTAACAATCCTTTGGCTATCATTTCTGGCTTCTCTCAAAAACTCATGAGGCTTTCAAATGAAAATAATATAGATCCAGAAAAGATTAAATACTATGCTAAGAAAATTGAAGATACGACATATAGAGTGAAGAAAATTGTAGATTCATTATCAAAAGTTTCAAGAAATACGCGAGACGAAAATGATCTTAAACAAATAGCTCTTTCTACTGTTATCGAAGACGCATTAATCTTATGTCAAGAAAAGTTTAAATCTGAAGGAATTAGAATACTATCCAATCATTTAACCAAAGATATTGCACTACAAACTAATCCAATTGAAATAACACAAATCTTTCTAAACTTACTAACAAATGCCTATGATGCAATCTATGATTTAGATGAAAGATGGGTAAAGATAATCATAGAAGATAATTATGATTCAGTTTTGATAAGAGTTATCGACTCTGGAAAAGGGATCAGTAACGAGCTAAGTAAGAAAATTCTTGAACCTTTCTTTACGACGAAGCCGATAGGAAAAGGTACAGGACTAGGCCTAAGTATTAGTCGTAATATCATTGAAAAGAATAATGGCTCTATTGAAATCTCTACCTACAAGGGCAATACAAGTTTTGAAATAATACTCCCAACAAAGCAAGCAGAACTAAATGAGGTGTTGCTTACAGGAGGTTACATTCCTTCACGTGAACCAAATTTTGAACCTAGGATTCAGTAA
- a CDS encoding M48 family metallopeptidase yields the protein MKYNPANTERDNNISEGNDLVGFFKYLFGTVLIILITVFTISILSSVIINSFSDPLESTLHNKMFNMFNLNYKQSKKEENIQSLLNSLIEVSDMKQKKFQIRIVSSKDQNAMASIGGRITIYDELLRNIETENSLALVLAHELGHYKMRHHLQGIGPIITISILNFVTPSMKDLIEKVFFLGMMKVSRDHETEADQYAIELMINRYGHLDGALTFFRNVEKIENKYPSIAKFLSGHPATQERIDLFEQQAKKYKDEKNEITVFSLEE from the coding sequence ATGAAGTATAATCCTGCAAATACTGAAAGAGACAATAATATCTCTGAGGGAAATGATCTCGTTGGTTTTTTTAAATACCTTTTTGGCACAGTACTTATTATTTTAATTACTGTTTTTACTATAAGTATCCTATCGTCTGTAATTATTAATTCTTTCAGTGATCCACTAGAGTCAACTCTTCATAATAAGATGTTTAATATGTTTAATTTGAACTATAAGCAATCTAAGAAAGAAGAGAATATTCAATCTTTATTAAATTCCTTAATCGAAGTCTCTGATATGAAACAGAAGAAGTTCCAAATAAGAATTGTCTCTTCTAAAGATCAAAATGCTATGGCATCCATTGGGGGAAGAATTACAATTTACGATGAGTTGCTTCGAAATATCGAAACCGAAAACTCTTTGGCACTAGTCCTTGCTCATGAATTAGGGCACTATAAAATGAGGCATCACCTTCAGGGAATTGGTCCTATAATTACTATTTCTATTCTTAATTTTGTTACACCATCAATGAAAGACTTAATTGAAAAAGTTTTTTTCCTAGGAATGATGAAAGTTTCTAGAGATCATGAAACGGAAGCTGATCAATATGCAATAGAACTAATGATTAACAGATATGGTCATCTTGACGGGGCCTTGACCTTTTTTAGAAATGTTGAAAAAATCGAGAATAAATATCCTAGTATAGCAAAATTTCTATCAGGTCATCCTGCGACACAAGAGAGAATAGATCTTTTTGAACAACAGGCGAAGAAATATAAAGATGAAAAGAATGAAATAACCGTTTTTTCATTGGAAGAGTAG
- a CDS encoding YbjQ family protein: MEQLVVFSVLLGLGYFFGISNEKKHYKSIRTREKKYRNTVAVSFKSPPISNDLIQDQKLVMGSTVVSIDYFKLMYAGIQSLFGGRLRSYESLVDRARREALLRMKKDAKGYSMILNVKVETSSISKGTQNKGVGSVEVLAYGTAIKVNEV; encoded by the coding sequence TTGGAACAATTAGTTGTATTCTCTGTTCTGCTTGGTCTTGGTTATTTCTTTGGAATCTCTAATGAGAAAAAGCACTATAAGTCCATTAGAACAAGAGAGAAAAAGTATCGTAATACTGTAGCAGTTAGTTTTAAGAGTCCTCCTATTTCAAATGATTTAATTCAAGATCAAAAATTAGTTATGGGTAGTACAGTTGTTTCAATAGATTATTTCAAGTTAATGTATGCAGGAATTCAATCTCTCTTTGGTGGACGTCTTAGAAGTTATGAGTCTTTAGTTGATAGAGCTCGTAGAGAAGCTCTACTTAGAATGAAAAAAGATGCTAAGGGTTATTCTATGATTCTTAATGTGAAGGTTGAAACATCATCAATTTCAAAAGGAACGCAGAATAAAGGGGTCGGAAGCGTTGAAGTCTTAGCATATGGAACGGCCATAAAAGTAAATGAAGTATAA
- a CDS encoding YbjQ family protein, producing the protein MLISNIETIPGKNITEYYGLVTGSTVRAKHIGRDFMAGLKNIVGGELKGYSELLQESRAEAMNRMIESAKEVGANAIVNIRFSTSSVAQGAAELYCYGTAVKVE; encoded by the coding sequence ATGCTTATTTCTAATATTGAAACTATTCCAGGAAAAAACATAACTGAGTATTATGGTTTAGTCACAGGCTCTACCGTTAGAGCAAAGCATATTGGGCGTGACTTTATGGCGGGTTTAAAGAATATTGTTGGGGGAGAGTTGAAGGGCTATAGTGAATTGTTGCAAGAATCAAGAGCAGAAGCTATGAATCGAATGATTGAATCTGCTAAAGAGGTAGGTGCAAATGCTATCGTCAATATTCGTTTTTCAACTTCATCTGTGGCCCAAGGGGCCGCTGAGTTATACTGCTATGGTACAGCAGTTAAGGTAGAATAG